The following proteins come from a genomic window of Natrinema saccharevitans:
- a CDS encoding MIP/aquaporin family protein, protein MTTEQFTTTQKLVAEFFGSATLVFVLVSSGLLADGVLGASPSIGVLFIGLATAGWLFVIVQMLGPISGAHVNPAVTIALVVTGDTDMRTARQYIPVQFAGGILGVALAGLTFVSTIGWEVFAVSAVERPASTWLAEFLGTMLLASAVISLLRQDSEWIGLAVGFTVGMGIIGTASTAFFNPQVALARVFTSGIAGIQPFDAVMFIVASTLGGVAAGLMWRYLWPRPTPIDEGEPKSDDDSVLEELVIES, encoded by the coding sequence ATGACTACCGAACAGTTCACTACCACACAGAAACTCGTCGCGGAGTTTTTCGGGTCCGCAACGCTCGTCTTCGTCCTCGTTTCGTCGGGACTGCTCGCCGATGGGGTTCTCGGTGCGAGTCCGAGCATCGGCGTCCTTTTCATCGGATTGGCGACGGCCGGCTGGCTGTTCGTAATCGTGCAGATGCTCGGCCCGATCAGTGGCGCCCACGTGAATCCCGCTGTCACTATCGCACTGGTCGTGACCGGCGATACGGATATGAGGACCGCACGTCAGTACATTCCCGTTCAGTTCGCCGGCGGCATCCTCGGCGTCGCTCTGGCGGGACTCACCTTCGTGAGTACGATCGGGTGGGAGGTGTTCGCCGTCTCCGCCGTCGAACGACCCGCATCTACCTGGCTGGCCGAGTTCCTCGGAACGATGCTGCTCGCGTCGGCCGTCATCTCGCTGCTCCGTCAGGACAGCGAGTGGATCGGTCTCGCAGTGGGCTTTACCGTCGGCATGGGAATCATCGGAACCGCCTCGACGGCGTTTTTCAACCCGCAGGTGGCGCTCGCTCGAGTCTTCACCTCCGGGATCGCCGGTATCCAACCGTTCGACGCCGTCATGTTCATCGTCGCCTCGACGCTCGGGGGCGTCGCAGCCGGTCTCATGTGGCGGTATCTCTGGCCGCGACCGACGCCGATCGACGAAGGCGAGCCGAAATCCGACGACGATTCCGTCCTCGAGGAACTGGTTATCGAGTCGTGA
- a CDS encoding SRPBCC family protein: MARLYGDLLEVSARSEDRWHWTASGPLGAIRFREAPAGRGTEVTFRFRFEPAGGTVGAAVTDRLGVVPESLAGVVLDRFKSLAETGEIPSLESNPSTRGAGDAL, translated from the coding sequence ATGGCGCGGCTCTACGGCGACCTGCTCGAGGTCAGCGCACGAAGCGAGGACCGCTGGCACTGGACCGCGAGCGGCCCGCTCGGCGCGATCCGCTTTCGCGAGGCGCCGGCCGGCCGCGGGACGGAGGTGACCTTCCGATTTCGCTTCGAGCCGGCGGGCGGGACCGTCGGCGCCGCGGTGACCGACCGACTCGGGGTCGTCCCCGAGTCGCTCGCGGGCGTCGTCCTCGATCGGTTCAAGAGCCTCGCCGAGACGGGCGAGATCCCCTCGCTCGAGTCGAACCCCTCCACCCGCGGCGCGGGTGATGCCCTGTGA
- a CDS encoding FAD-dependent oxidoreductase, which yields MSGKYDLVIVGGGISGASLLYTTAKFTDIDSIALIEKESEVAAINSHHTNNSQTLHFGDIETNYTLEKAEEVKEGAELLAGYLENYDPDREMHDKRSKMVLGVGEDEVAELEERYHDEGFGDLFPKLRPIDREEIGEIEPKVVEGRDPSTEMLALQTPDGYVVDYGRTTKSFVEEAEEEANVDVFTGTEVRDITPTLDGYTIETDAGRFDCDATVVAAGSHSLQMAKELGYGQDKVLLPIAGSFFLADDLLNGKVYTLQMKKLPFAAVHGDADVHDDSITRFGPTAKLVPALERGRISTVKDFLDVFGLNAAAFLSYANILSDRVLLPYVLQNLVYDLPNVGRKQFLPHVQKVVPSVELEDIERAKGYGGVRPQIVDTKNKSLDMGEAKIVGDDVIFNITPSPGASTCLKNAMRDTHTLLDFLEGDYEFDEEAFREATIDNFPRGDDAAGKKVAAPDADD from the coding sequence ATGTCTGGTAAATACGATCTCGTAATCGTCGGCGGGGGTATCAGTGGTGCATCACTGCTCTACACGACTGCGAAGTTCACCGACATCGACTCGATCGCGCTGATCGAGAAGGAGTCGGAGGTCGCGGCGATCAACTCACATCACACGAACAACTCCCAGACGCTGCACTTCGGGGACATCGAGACCAACTACACGCTCGAGAAGGCCGAGGAGGTCAAGGAGGGCGCGGAACTGCTCGCCGGCTACCTCGAGAACTACGACCCCGACCGGGAGATGCACGACAAGCGCAGCAAGATGGTACTCGGCGTCGGCGAGGACGAAGTCGCCGAACTCGAGGAGCGGTACCACGACGAGGGCTTCGGCGACCTCTTCCCGAAGCTCCGCCCGATCGACCGCGAGGAGATCGGCGAGATCGAACCCAAGGTCGTCGAGGGACGGGACCCCTCGACGGAGATGCTCGCGCTGCAGACGCCGGACGGCTACGTCGTCGACTACGGCCGGACGACGAAGTCCTTCGTCGAGGAGGCCGAGGAGGAGGCCAACGTCGACGTCTTCACCGGGACCGAGGTCAGGGACATCACGCCGACGCTGGACGGCTACACGATCGAGACCGACGCGGGTCGGTTCGACTGTGACGCGACGGTCGTCGCCGCCGGTTCCCACAGCCTCCAGATGGCCAAGGAGTTGGGCTACGGCCAGGACAAGGTCTTGCTGCCCATCGCGGGGAGTTTCTTCCTCGCCGACGACCTCCTGAACGGGAAGGTCTACACGCTCCAGATGAAGAAGCTACCCTTCGCGGCCGTCCACGGCGACGCCGACGTCCACGACGACTCGATCACTCGGTTCGGCCCGACCGCCAAGCTCGTCCCCGCCCTCGAGCGCGGTCGCATCTCGACGGTCAAGGACTTCCTCGACGTCTTCGGGCTGAACGCGGCCGCTTTCCTCAGCTACGCGAACATCCTCTCGGATCGGGTCCTGCTGCCCTACGTCCTCCAGAACCTCGTCTACGACCTCCCGAACGTCGGCCGGAAGCAGTTCCTTCCCCACGTCCAGAAGGTCGTTCCGAGCGTCGAACTCGAGGACATCGAACGCGCGAAGGGCTACGGCGGCGTCCGGCCCCAGATCGTCGACACGAAGAACAAGTCCCTGGATATGGGCGAGGCCAAGATCGTCGGCGACGACGTCATCTTCAATATCACGCCGTCGCCGGGCGCCTCGACCTGTCTCAAGAACGCCATGCGGGACACGCACACGCTGCTTGACTTCCTCGAGGGTGACTACGAGTTCGACGAGGAAGCGTTCCGCGAGGCGACGATCGACAACTTCCCGCGCGGCGACGACGCCGCGGGCAAGAAGGTCGCCGCGCCCGACGCCGACGACTGA
- a CDS encoding pyridoxamine 5'-phosphate oxidase family protein — translation MTDFRGAWDEDGVEAFLQEATIPIRLATHRPDGSLWPVALWYRYRDGALECATGANAAVVRFLRREPAVGFDISTNDVPYRGIRGTGTVEIAPDEDKAVLRSLIERYLDDTDSPLATKLLDDDREEVRVRIEPREIYSWDYSARMGRRAGEDTANSSR, via the coding sequence ATGACTGACTTCCGCGGCGCGTGGGACGAGGACGGCGTCGAGGCGTTCCTCCAGGAGGCGACCATTCCGATCCGGCTCGCGACCCACCGGCCCGACGGGTCGCTGTGGCCGGTCGCGCTGTGGTATCGCTACCGCGACGGTGCCCTCGAGTGTGCGACGGGTGCGAACGCCGCCGTCGTTCGGTTCCTCCGCCGCGAGCCGGCGGTCGGCTTCGACATCTCGACGAACGACGTTCCCTACCGCGGGATCAGGGGGACCGGAACCGTCGAGATCGCGCCCGACGAGGACAAGGCCGTCCTCCGATCGCTGATCGAGCGGTATCTCGACGATACGGACTCGCCGCTGGCGACGAAACTGCTCGACGACGACCGCGAGGAGGTCCGCGTTCGGATCGAGCCCCGGGAGATCTACAGCTGGGACTACAGCGCGCGGATGGGGCGTAGAGCGGGAGAGGACACGGCCAATAGTAGCCGCTGA
- a CDS encoding GMC family oxidoreductase: MADIRSPNELSEAYLEAGRAVGLSHNEDFNAGEQAGVGFYQVTQRDGRRHSAADAYPNPVLDRPNLTAVTGARVTRIRFDGDGSPATVDASEEEIVSAGAIDSSQLLTLSGVDPADHLERHDVDVVADRPGVGRNLQVGVNYECENPISLADADSLVNLATFFLLKRGPLTSNVAEAGGFATVTADADRPEIQFHFAPS; this comes from the coding sequence GTGGCCGACATTCGGTCGCCGAACGAACTCAGCGAGGCGTACCTCGAGGCGGGGCGGGCGGTCGGCCTGTCCCACAACGAGGACTTCAACGCCGGCGAGCAGGCGGGGGTCGGCTTCTATCAGGTGACCCAGCGGGACGGCCGCCGCCACAGCGCCGCCGACGCCTACCCGAACCCCGTCCTCGATCGCCCCAATCTGACCGCCGTGACGGGGGCCCGGGTGACGCGGATCCGGTTCGACGGCGACGGCAGCCCCGCGACCGTCGACGCGAGCGAGGAGGAGATCGTCTCGGCCGGCGCGATCGACTCGTCGCAGTTGCTCACGCTGTCGGGCGTCGATCCGGCGGATCACCTCGAGCGCCACGACGTCGACGTCGTCGCGGACCGCCCCGGCGTCGGCCGGAACCTGCAGGTCGGGGTCAACTACGAGTGCGAGAACCCGATCAGTCTCGCCGACGCGGACTCGCTGGTGAACCTCGCGACGTTCTTCCTCCTGAAACGGGGGCCGCTGACTTCGAACGTCGCGGAGGCCGGCGGCTTCGCGACCGTCACCGCCGACGCCGACCGCCCCGAGATCCAGTTCCACTTCGCCCCGTCGTAG
- a CDS encoding AIM24 family protein, with amino-acid sequence MNVDDFVTENEPKAGGEAFQLENDKLLDVAVDGSVIAKAGSMIAYDGDLSFEGISSAEGGITGFLKEKATGEGTPVMEATGTGHLYLADQEKKIQLLELDAGQSISVNGNDVLAFEPSVDYEIRTVESIAGFSAGGLTNVFLEGPGTVAITTHGDPLVLRPPVRTDPSATVAWSGTTPGSHVDKAFSNMIGQSSGETYQLEFTGSEGFVVVQPYEEQSPQQ; translated from the coding sequence ATGAACGTCGACGACTTCGTCACCGAAAACGAACCGAAAGCCGGCGGCGAGGCCTTCCAACTCGAGAACGACAAGCTGCTCGACGTCGCCGTCGACGGCTCCGTGATCGCAAAGGCGGGCTCGATGATCGCCTACGACGGGGACCTCTCCTTCGAGGGGATCTCCTCGGCCGAGGGCGGCATCACCGGCTTCCTCAAGGAGAAGGCGACCGGGGAGGGGACGCCGGTCATGGAGGCGACCGGCACCGGCCACCTCTATCTCGCCGATCAGGAAAAGAAGATCCAGCTGCTGGAACTCGACGCCGGCCAGTCGATCTCGGTCAACGGCAACGACGTCCTCGCGTTCGAGCCGAGCGTCGACTACGAGATCAGGACCGTCGAGAGCATCGCCGGCTTCTCGGCCGGCGGGCTGACCAACGTCTTCCTCGAGGGGCCGGGGACCGTCGCGATCACGACCCACGGGGACCCGCTGGTCCTGCGACCGCCGGTCAGGACCGACCCCAGCGCGACCGTCGCCTGGAGCGGGACGACGCCCGGCAGTCACGTCGACAAGGCGTTCTCGAACATGATCGGGCAGTCCTCCGGCGAGACCTACCAGCTCGAGTTCACCGGGTCCGAGGGGTTCGTCGTGGTCCAGCCCTACGAGGAGCAGTCGCCACAGCAGTGA
- a CDS encoding DUF2391 family protein, protein MKLRRPRRPRDFRPADSAQQIVGGFLLAGPFVVTEEVWTLAASMNLFQAVGTVIVVFGIGYGALYTADTTRDADDEREVAGIPLRFISLMIVSFGAVTVLALLLDAPDTFIRDAKSTREVAKTTFKAISVGSVFSVVGAATADSIFAKNG, encoded by the coding sequence ATGAAACTTCGACGGCCCCGCCGACCGCGGGATTTCCGGCCCGCGGACTCGGCCCAGCAGATCGTCGGCGGGTTCCTGCTCGCCGGCCCGTTCGTCGTCACCGAGGAGGTCTGGACGCTCGCGGCGAGCATGAACCTCTTTCAGGCGGTCGGGACCGTGATCGTCGTGTTCGGGATCGGGTACGGCGCGCTCTATACCGCGGACACGACCCGCGACGCGGACGACGAACGGGAGGTCGCCGGAATTCCGTTGCGGTTCATCTCGCTGATGATCGTCTCCTTCGGCGCGGTGACTGTCCTCGCGCTCCTGCTGGACGCCCCCGACACGTTCATCCGGGATGCGAAGTCGACCCGCGAGGTCGCAAAGACGACGTTCAAGGCCATCAGCGTTGGCTCGGTGTTCAGCGTCGTCGGTGCGGCGACGGCCGACAGCATCTTCGCGAAGAACGGCTAG
- a CDS encoding GNAT family N-acetyltransferase: MEIREPEPAESERIRGVVESSMTTSVRLSPDQIDGIADEEFDDEEVAAKIDDEETLLRVVETGDGIEGTTIAGVVEGRLADEWGEVDWLFVDPEHRGRGIGTELYETMTERLRDRGADHVRVTVLEENTEGHGFVERFGLEHDGDREVVVAGESLVTYVYTDPDVDVSLPTDSRADDATATADTADEDLPDTEMADGSLTTTDGGTRVYLARDEADSGTAAPFFPTYEDEALEQQYGYYCANCGSLEVSMDNMERLACPDCGNDHAERSTDSYDDSRL, from the coding sequence ATGGAGATACGGGAGCCGGAACCGGCCGAGAGCGAGCGGATCCGGGGCGTCGTGGAGAGTTCGATGACGACCTCGGTCAGGCTCAGCCCGGACCAGATCGACGGGATCGCCGACGAGGAGTTCGACGACGAGGAGGTCGCCGCGAAGATCGACGACGAGGAGACGCTGCTTCGGGTCGTCGAGACCGGCGACGGAATCGAGGGGACGACCATCGCCGGCGTCGTCGAGGGACGGCTCGCGGACGAGTGGGGCGAGGTCGACTGGCTGTTCGTCGATCCGGAACACCGCGGGCGGGGGATCGGCACGGAACTCTACGAGACGATGACCGAGCGCCTCCGCGATCGCGGGGCCGACCACGTCCGCGTAACCGTCCTCGAGGAAAACACCGAGGGCCACGGGTTCGTCGAACGGTTCGGCCTCGAACACGACGGCGATCGGGAGGTCGTCGTCGCCGGCGAGTCGCTCGTGACGTACGTCTACACCGATCCCGACGTCGACGTGTCCCTCCCGACGGACTCGCGCGCGGACGACGCGACGGCCACCGCCGACACGGCCGACGAGGACCTCCCCGACACGGAGATGGCCGACGGGAGCCTGACCACGACCGACGGCGGAACGAGGGTCTATCTCGCCCGCGACGAGGCCGACTCCGGCACCGCGGCACCGTTTTTCCCGACTTACGAGGACGAGGCCCTCGAGCAGCAGTACGGCTACTACTGTGCGAACTGCGGCTCGCTCGAGGTCTCGATGGACAACATGGAACGGCTCGCCTGTCCCGACTGCGGGAACGATCACGCGGAGCGGTCCACGGACTCCTACGACGACTCGCGCCTCTAG
- a CDS encoding universal stress protein yields the protein MYRVLMPVDASEDRAVEQAEYVASLPDAAESVEVYVLFVFTENSEKLPKEFEKFKSASRIGSVRRAKERLEEAGIDVTLIEDSGDTEDDILEEAAEYDVDSIVLGGRKRSPVGKALFGSTTQGVILRSDWPVVVTGGGEE from the coding sequence ATGTACCGCGTGCTGATGCCCGTCGATGCCAGCGAGGACCGCGCAGTCGAGCAGGCCGAGTACGTCGCGTCGCTGCCCGACGCGGCGGAGTCGGTCGAGGTGTACGTCCTCTTCGTCTTCACCGAGAACAGCGAGAAGCTCCCGAAGGAGTTCGAGAAGTTCAAGTCCGCCTCCCGAATCGGCTCGGTCCGGCGCGCGAAGGAACGCCTCGAGGAGGCCGGCATCGACGTGACCCTGATCGAGGACAGCGGCGACACGGAAGACGACATCCTCGAGGAGGCCGCGGAGTACGACGTCGACTCGATCGTCCTCGGCGGTCGGAAGCGCTCGCCCGTCGGTAAGGCACTCTTCGGCAGCACCACGCAGGGCGTGATCCTCAGGTCCGACTGGCCGGTCGTCGTCACCGGCGGCGGCGAGGAGTGA
- a CDS encoding acyl-CoA synthetase — translation MSWTVMPEFASYERARDSFSWDLPDEYNPAVDFLRKHEDASKTALRYQPSGGGLETYSFADLDERSDRLAAALADLGVEAGDRVGVVIPQKPENPITHLANWKLGAVSVPLTVLFGRDALQYRLADSEAKAVVVDPSVRETVDEIRDECPALEAVIELDGGDSVADGAHAFDALLAAHEPGIDVYESTPETPSAIMYTSGSTGPPKGVRHSHALWLGRAAAASNYFDGGLADGEATLWTPADWAWGAALGGTLFAAWHHGCSVVGWPRDEFDPDDVYELLERHDVTEAFMPPTALRLLMGVDDPEDRYDLSVRTFASAGEPLTSEVVDWVGSTFDDVAINEFYGQTELNLVVGNVSRWFDTRPGSMGKPLPGYEIAVLDPETGERLERGEIGELAVKPADRRVFFDEYHGLPEKTANKRTDSGWFLTDDLVERDEDGYVWFHSRADDVILTSGYRVGPTEVEDAVLAHEAVEQAGVVGVPDETRGEAIKAFVKPAVDDYVPDDLRAEIRDRVRDRLAEYEYPKHIEFVERLPTTTTGKIRRRSLREGDGADE, via the coding sequence ATGAGCTGGACAGTCATGCCGGAGTTCGCGTCGTACGAACGGGCCCGCGACTCGTTCTCGTGGGACCTCCCCGACGAATACAACCCCGCGGTCGATTTCCTCCGAAAACACGAGGACGCGAGTAAAACGGCACTGCGGTACCAACCCTCCGGGGGCGGCCTCGAGACCTACTCCTTTGCCGACCTCGACGAGCGGTCGGATCGGCTCGCCGCGGCGCTCGCCGACCTCGGCGTCGAGGCGGGCGATCGGGTCGGCGTCGTGATCCCACAGAAGCCCGAGAACCCGATCACGCACCTCGCGAACTGGAAGCTCGGCGCGGTGTCGGTGCCGCTGACGGTCCTGTTCGGGCGCGACGCCTTACAGTACCGGCTCGCGGACAGCGAGGCGAAAGCGGTCGTCGTCGATCCGAGCGTCCGCGAGACGGTCGACGAGATCCGCGACGAGTGTCCCGCCCTCGAGGCCGTGATCGAACTCGACGGCGGCGATTCGGTCGCGGACGGGGCCCACGCGTTCGACGCCCTCCTCGCGGCCCACGAGCCCGGGATCGACGTCTACGAGTCGACGCCCGAGACGCCGTCGGCGATCATGTACACGAGCGGGTCGACGGGGCCGCCGAAAGGCGTCCGCCACAGCCACGCGCTCTGGCTCGGGCGGGCCGCCGCGGCCTCCAACTACTTCGACGGCGGGCTGGCCGACGGCGAGGCCACCCTCTGGACGCCCGCCGACTGGGCGTGGGGCGCGGCGCTTGGCGGCACGCTGTTCGCGGCCTGGCACCACGGCTGTTCGGTCGTCGGCTGGCCCCGCGACGAGTTCGATCCCGACGACGTTTACGAGCTGCTCGAGCGCCACGACGTGACCGAGGCGTTCATGCCCCCGACCGCGCTCCGGCTGCTGATGGGCGTCGACGACCCCGAAGATCGGTACGATCTCTCGGTCAGGACGTTCGCCTCGGCCGGCGAGCCGCTCACATCGGAGGTCGTCGACTGGGTCGGATCGACGTTCGACGACGTCGCGATCAACGAGTTCTACGGCCAGACCGAACTCAACCTCGTCGTGGGGAACGTCTCGCGGTGGTTCGACACCCGCCCCGGTAGCATGGGCAAGCCCCTGCCCGGCTACGAGATCGCGGTGTTAGACCCCGAGACGGGCGAGCGCCTCGAGCGCGGCGAGATCGGCGAACTGGCGGTGAAGCCGGCCGATCGGCGGGTCTTCTTCGACGAGTACCACGGCCTGCCGGAGAAGACGGCGAACAAGCGGACGGACTCGGGGTGGTTCCTGACCGACGACCTCGTCGAGCGCGACGAGGACGGCTACGTCTGGTTCCATTCGCGAGCCGACGACGTGATCCTCACCAGCGGCTACCGCGTCGGGCCGACGGAAGTCGAGGACGCGGTCCTCGCCCACGAGGCCGTCGAGCAGGCCGGCGTCGTCGGCGTCCCCGACGAGACCCGCGGCGAGGCGATCAAGGCCTTCGTCAAGCCGGCCGTCGACGACTACGTCCCCGACGACCTCCGCGCGGAGATTCGCGACCGGGTCCGGGACCGCCTCGCCGAGTACGAGTATCCGAAACACATCGAGTTCGTCGAGCGGCTGCCGACGACGACGACCGGCAAGATCCGTCGCCGGTCCCTGCGCGAGGGCGACGGAGCCGACGAGTAA
- a CDS encoding Rieske (2Fe-2S) protein → MADPVRVTVEDDDEATSVRIYDDEGDVSTDGATFRFSVDGDGSGDDTGERPAGIDPDREPRYVAPLSAVPTDGTLRCEARRDRRGIELILRRRGDAVTAWRNSCPHKPEVRLDPGPGAIVRDDHLVCHEHAARFDCDDGVCTAGPCRGDALEEIAVAVRDGDVYLTDDRFDSCRRLDEPLE, encoded by the coding sequence ATGGCCGACCCCGTCCGGGTGACAGTCGAGGACGACGACGAGGCGACCTCGGTCCGGATCTACGACGACGAGGGCGACGTCTCGACCGACGGCGCGACCTTTCGGTTCAGCGTCGACGGGGACGGAAGCGGCGACGACACCGGCGAGAGACCGGCGGGGATCGATCCCGACCGCGAGCCACGCTACGTCGCGCCGCTGTCGGCCGTCCCGACCGACGGAACGCTCCGGTGTGAGGCCCGCCGGGATCGTCGCGGGATCGAACTGATTCTCCGACGACGCGGCGACGCAGTGACCGCGTGGCGCAATTCCTGTCCCCACAAGCCCGAGGTCCGACTCGATCCCGGCCCCGGCGCGATCGTCAGGGACGACCACCTGGTGTGTCACGAACACGCCGCTCGCTTCGACTGTGACGACGGCGTCTGTACGGCCGGTCCCTGTCGGGGCGACGCCCTCGAGGAGATCGCGGTCGCCGTCCGCGACGGCGACGTCTACCTGACGGACGACCGCTTCGACTCGTGTCGGCGACTCGACGAGCCACTCGAGTAG
- a CDS encoding response regulator, producing the protein MSLPTADAVTVLLVEPNPGDARLFAESFDDANIASDIHTATDGESALEFVHQRGDHAESPRPDMILLDFQLPDVDGADVLSELKSEPALRSIPVFVMTSSASEEDIARSYDLHANAYVQKPVDPEECIELGRSFEDFWLTFVRLPGDGS; encoded by the coding sequence ATGTCTCTACCTACCGCGGACGCGGTAACTGTCCTGTTAGTCGAACCCAACCCCGGTGACGCCAGGTTGTTCGCCGAATCGTTCGACGACGCCAACATCGCCAGCGACATCCACACCGCCACCGACGGCGAGAGCGCTCTCGAGTTCGTCCACCAGCGCGGCGACCACGCCGAGAGTCCCCGGCCGGACATGATCCTGCTGGACTTCCAGCTCCCCGATGTCGACGGAGCTGACGTCCTGTCGGAACTGAAGTCCGAACCCGCACTGCGTTCGATCCCCGTGTTCGTGATGACGAGTTCGGCCTCGGAGGAGGACATCGCTCGCTCGTACGATCTCCACGCCAACGCCTACGTCCAGAAACCCGTCGATCCCGAGGAGTGCATCGAGCTCGGCCGCTCGTTCGAGGACTTCTGGCTGACGTTCGTCCGGCTTCCCGGCGACGGCTCCTGA
- a CDS encoding TIGR01548 family HAD-type hydrolase codes for MNADAVVLDVDGVLVDVADSYRRAIVESVEAVYDRTIRKADIQRFKDAGGFNNDWELTDAAALYVLATEEGYSDSVQAFTDGIAANGGGLEAAQSVVRDGIGARATQRVTGRLDHERLRDVFQQLYLGDELYRGLEGGEPDLDRETPGFIHDEPVLLEPEARDRLLAAWDVGVLTGRPAAEAEIALERVGLDDAVPLEHRFTMDDWEEGKPHPRALTTLAERFDADSVVFVGDTLDDVRTAVNASDADPSREYRGIGVLTGGLTGGEGRRKYEDEGAAAVAESINAVPDLLE; via the coding sequence ATGAACGCAGACGCCGTCGTACTCGACGTCGATGGGGTACTCGTCGACGTCGCCGACTCCTATCGCCGAGCGATCGTCGAGTCCGTCGAGGCGGTCTACGATCGGACGATCCGCAAGGCCGACATCCAGCGGTTCAAAGACGCGGGCGGGTTCAACAACGACTGGGAACTGACCGACGCCGCCGCGCTCTACGTCCTCGCGACCGAGGAGGGCTATAGCGACTCCGTCCAGGCCTTCACCGACGGGATCGCCGCGAACGGCGGCGGCCTCGAGGCGGCCCAGAGCGTCGTTCGCGACGGGATCGGCGCGCGGGCCACCCAGCGCGTGACCGGCCGCCTGGACCACGAGCGGCTGCGGGACGTCTTCCAGCAACTGTATCTCGGCGACGAACTGTACCGCGGGCTCGAGGGCGGCGAGCCCGACCTCGACCGAGAGACGCCCGGGTTTATCCACGACGAACCGGTGTTGCTCGAGCCCGAGGCGCGCGATCGGCTGCTCGCGGCGTGGGACGTGGGCGTGCTGACGGGCCGTCCGGCGGCCGAGGCCGAGATCGCCCTCGAGCGGGTGGGCCTCGACGACGCGGTCCCGCTCGAGCATCGCTTCACGATGGACGACTGGGAGGAGGGCAAGCCGCATCCGCGGGCGCTGACGACGCTGGCCGAGCGGTTCGACGCCGATTCGGTCGTCTTCGTCGGCGACACGCTGGACGACGTTCGGACGGCAGTCAACGCGAGCGACGCCGATCCGAGCCGCGAGTATCGCGGAATCGGCGTCCTCACCGGCGGCCTGACCGGCGGGGAAGGCCGCCGGAAGTACGAAGACGAGGGCGCGGCGGCGGTCGCCGAGTCGATCAACGCCGTCCCGGACCTGCTCGAGTAG
- a CDS encoding DUF3267 domain-containing protein, translated as MNPGGTCVLAAVVAVTALAAVVLGFEALLGLLLRLLAAPGVVVHELAHEAACRLVGVPVLEVKYFGLGDPPGYVRHGQPDRYRESFVISVAPFLVNTVVAFGCFVGLATIVAGVDGIGDAPRSTVAAAAVLGWLGLAIGTQAFPSTGDARTLWNRSRAEWRRSPSVLVGVPIVAVIYLANLLSRLWADVAYAAALFVAAAWTVGLG; from the coding sequence GTGAACCCGGGGGGTACCTGCGTCCTCGCGGCCGTTGTCGCGGTCACAGCGCTGGCGGCGGTCGTCCTCGGTTTCGAGGCGCTATTGGGGCTTCTGCTTCGACTGCTCGCAGCGCCGGGCGTCGTCGTCCACGAACTCGCCCACGAGGCGGCCTGTCGGCTCGTCGGGGTCCCCGTCCTCGAGGTCAAATACTTCGGGCTCGGGGATCCGCCGGGGTACGTCCGCCACGGACAGCCCGATCGCTACCGGGAGTCGTTCGTCATCAGCGTCGCGCCGTTTCTGGTCAACACTGTCGTCGCGTTCGGCTGCTTCGTCGGGCTGGCGACGATCGTCGCGGGAGTCGACGGTATCGGAGACGCTCCGCGGTCGACGGTGGCCGCCGCGGCGGTGTTGGGCTGGCTCGGGCTCGCGATCGGGACGCAGGCGTTTCCGAGTACGGGAGACGCGCGGACGCTCTGGAACCGATCGCGGGCGGAGTGGCGACGGTCGCCGAGCGTGCTGGTCGGGGTGCCGATCGTCGCCGTGATCTATCTGGCGAACCTGCTCTCGCGACTGTGGGCCGACGTGGCCTACGCCGCCGCCCTGTTCGTCGCGGCGGCGTGGACCGTCGGCCTCGGCTGA
- a CDS encoding UPF0146 family protein yields MAHSRRNPDALLEVLAEYDRVVEVGIGRRTDLARALVDRGATVTATDVHERAVPDGVRFVRDDIVDPEPSVYADAGAIYALNLPPELHRPALEVARTADADFLFTTLGGDPPTVPVERKTIGTGTLYVARASGE; encoded by the coding sequence GTGGCCCACTCTCGCCGGAATCCCGACGCGTTGCTCGAGGTCCTCGCGGAGTACGATCGCGTCGTCGAAGTCGGGATCGGCCGCCGGACCGATCTAGCGCGAGCGCTCGTCGACCGCGGGGCCACCGTCACCGCGACGGACGTCCACGAGCGGGCGGTTCCGGACGGCGTCCGGTTCGTCCGCGACGATATCGTCGACCCCGAGCCGTCGGTCTACGCGGACGCGGGCGCGATCTACGCGTTGAACCTGCCGCCCGAACTGCATCGTCCCGCGCTCGAGGTCGCCCGGACCGCCGACGCCGACTTCCTGTTTACGACGCTGGGCGGCGACCCGCCCACGGTGCCGGTCGAGCGGAAAACGATCGGGACGGGCACGCTGTACGTCGCTCGAGCCAGCGGAGAGTAG